CAGGGTCGAGACCTGCGCGCGCACCTCGGGCCGCTCGAAGAGCAGCGGCGTGAGCGCCTTGACGAGCCGCTCCAGGAGCGCGACGAGCGCCTTCTGATCGCCCTTGTCGCGGTAGAGCTGCGCCAGCCGCTCCGCCGCGGTCCGCTGCGTCGGATCCTTGTCGATGGCGATCATGAGCGTCCGCGCGGCGTGGTGCGCGTCGCCGATGGTGGTCGACCACACGTTCGCGGCCTCGCTCAGCCAGTGCGCCGCGTACGATGGATCTGCGGTGGAGCTGCCTACGCGCTCGAGCAGCATGGCGTACGAGCGTGGGTCCTGCTCCCCGGCTCGGTGAGCATACGCCAGGGCTTCCCCGTCATGCGGATTCGTGACGAGCCGCTGGACGAGCGTTTCCATCTCCCGGGGATCCATCGGTGCGCGGCGAAGTTACACGTTAGCCTCCGGCTCGTACAGCGACTCTCGGCGTCCTTCGCGATCGGACGCCGCTGTCTCTCGCGCGACGGGACTCCATGGAAGAGCGGGCAGTCGGGGGCCGACGTCGGCCTCGCGCAGCGGTGCCGCGCGCGTGCCGTCATCAGTCGAATTTCACATACGGCTTGCGCGGCTGCGCTGTCTTTCGCTTCGGTATCGAAGCCGATGGGACGCCCGTCGGCGCGGGCGCCGCGCTGGCGACACCCGCGGGCGACGGAGGCGGCGCCGGCGCGGTCGTCGCGGCGGCGGGCGGCGGCGCCAGAGCGGTCGTCGTGGCGGCGGGTGACGGCGCCGGCGCGGTCGTCGCGGCGGGCATCGGCGGCGGCGACGGCGCGGTCGTCGCGGCGGGCGGCGACGGCGCGGTCGTCGTGCCGGGCGGCGACGGCGCGGTCGTCGTGCCGGGCGGCGACGGCGCCGCCGGCGGGGTCGTCGTGGCGGCGGGCGGCGGGTTGGCGCGCGCTATCGCGTCCGCGAGTACCCTCGCCTCCAGCGCTACCCCTTTCTGAAGACTGTGCGCGCCGCCGTCCGCGGGCCGGCGGAGCTCGCGCACGGCGAGCGCCATCACGATCAGGGACAGCGCGCCGGCGCCGACGGCCACGCGCGAGGTGCGCCTCCGTGGCGCGGAACGCAGCGTGCTCGGCGCCTGCGCGGCGTCGTCGCCCACGACCGCGAGCAGCTCGCTCGTGGCGCCGACCTCGGCGGGCTGAGCCGGGCCGAGGCGCTCGCGGTCGAGGCTCGGCCTGGCCTCGTCCATCGCGCGATCGAGCTCGGCGATGAACTCCTGGGCGCTCCGCGGCCGATCCTCGGGCCGCTTGGCCAGGGCGCGCTGCAGGAGCTGCGAGAGCGACGGCGGTATCCTGGCGTCCGGCGCGGCCTCGCTCGCCGGCACGGGCGACGACTTGATGTGCCTCGCCATCACGACGACCGCATCGTCGTCGATGAACGGCGGCCTCCCGACCAGCATCTGATAGAGCAGGACGCCGAGCGAATACAGGTCGCTCCGCGCATCGAGCGGCCTGCCCTGCGCCTGCTCCGGCGACATGTACCGCGGCGTCCCGAAGACGGTGCCT
The DNA window shown above is from Sorangium aterium and carries:
- a CDS encoding serine/threonine-protein kinase, which codes for MALICPRCHHLAAVAGRTSSSQLPSPAGERGSQDGQSARLPRCPHDGLALVSREVLAETDGDPLLGITIADRFVIVGKLGAGSMGTVYRARQEAMGRDVAIKILRSDRAFDAQAKARFTREARAMSLLRSPHTVTVFDFGEVVDDATDAAFGRGRSAEQSSPMEGTASSSGSLYLAMELLEGESLGQRLKRLRRLRMGDAARFARHALLSLAEAHDKGIIHRDLKPDNLFLARPPAGEHEEICKVLDFGIAKVMTGTERPVDALETQAGTVFGTPRYMSPEQAQGRPLDARSDLYSLGVLLYQMLVGRPPFIDDDAVVVMARHIKSSPVPASEAAPDARIPPSLSQLLQRALAKRPEDRPRSAQEFIAELDRAMDEARPSLDRERLGPAQPAEVGATSELLAVVGDDAAQAPSTLRSAPRRRTSRVAVGAGALSLIVMALAVRELRRPADGGAHSLQKGVALEARVLADAIARANPPPAATTTPPAAPSPPGTTTAPSPPGTTTAPSPPAATTAPSPPPMPAATTAPAPSPAATTTALAPPPAAATTAPAPPPSPAGVASAAPAPTGVPSASIPKRKTAQPRKPYVKFD